A stretch of the Arachis stenosperma cultivar V10309 chromosome 6, arast.V10309.gnm1.PFL2, whole genome shotgun sequence genome encodes the following:
- the LOC130934500 gene encoding uncharacterized protein LOC130934500, protein MTLAAFLKVNLPTFRGTTNPTEADNWFQAVEHALQTQHVPDTQFVEFANVDIPWKLFRATFYRKYFPESVRDARELELMQLKQDSEILLVNKARVIEDNAKKVALAWDTHGGNNNQGRRKHFQPRAHNFKRGGHASQYPQGQKNFRRANYDQFHQAKRRVGCFTYGFSGHMSRDCPHGRNQNVGQNQQQDRVFAMNANDIAKSDPLMTGKCLIGDKTLIALYDTRASHSFIVFDKVVELGLKILDLAFDLHGHTPSQTVVTRLGYRQIPSKIEDRSFVHDLIYLSMAGLEIILGFDWLSKNRVLSDSFK, encoded by the exons ATGACACTAGCTgctttcttaaaggttaatctGCCGACTTTCAGAGGAACGACAAATCCTACTGAAGCAGACAACTGGTTCCAAGCTGTGGAGCATGCACTGCAGACTCAGCATGTCCCAGATACTCAATTCGTCGAATTTGCG AATGTGGATATTCCATGGAAGTTGTTTCGGGCTACTTTCTACAGAAAGTATTTCCCGGAATCAGTAAGGGACGCTAGAGAGTTGGAGCTTATGCAGCTAAAACAAG ATTCagagattttattagtgaacAAAGCAAGGGTTATTGAGGATAATGCTAAGAAAGTGGCATTGGCATGGGATACTCATGGAGGCAACAACAATCAAGGCCGTAGAAAGCATTTTCAGCCTAGAGCCCATAACTTCAAAAGGGGAGGACATGCTTCTCAATACCCCCAAGGTCAAAAAAACTTCAGGAGAGCCAACTATGATCAATTTCATCAGGCAAAACGAAGAGTTGGATGCTTTACTTATGGATTTTCTGGACACATGTCAAGGGATTGCCCTCATGGGAGAAACCAAAATGTAGGTCAGAACCAACAACAAGACCGAGTATTTGCTATGAATGCCAACGATATTGCTAAGTCGGATCCTTTGATGACAGGTAAATGTTTAATTGGTGACAAGACATTAATTGCTTTGTATGATACGAGAGcttcacattcattcattgtatTTGATAAGGTTGTTGAACTAGGGTTAAAAATCTTAGACTTAGCTTTTGATTTGCACGGGCATACCCCGTCTCAAACAGTTGTGACTAGATTAGGTTATAGACAGATACCTTCCAAGATTGAGGATAGATCTTTTGTTCATGACTTAATTTATTTGTCGATGGCTGGGTTGGAAATTATTTTGGGGTTTGATTGGTTGTCAAAGAATCGAGTGTTGTCAGATTCCTTCAAGTGA